One stretch of Fictibacillus sp. b24 DNA includes these proteins:
- a CDS encoding undecaprenyl-diphosphate phosphatase, protein MDILLLLKALILGMVEGLTEFAPVSSTGHMILVDDMWLKSQDFLGKYPANTFKVVIQLGSILAVVVFFRQRFIDMLGLRRNKATNEVTGGRLKLTQVIVGLLPAGILGVLFEDYIDEHLFNTNTVLIGLAIGAVLMIFADKFAAKNQNPVIDSVDQITYKQAFSIGLIQCLSLWPGFSRSGATISGGVLLGLSHRAAADFTFIMAVPIMAGASGISLLKNLEYFKMDAMPFFVVGFISAFIFAMLSIRFFLKVIERVKLTPFAIYRLVLVAVILFVIM, encoded by the coding sequence ATGGACATCCTATTGTTGTTAAAAGCCCTTATTTTAGGGATGGTTGAAGGTTTGACGGAGTTCGCTCCTGTATCATCAACGGGACATATGATTCTTGTCGATGACATGTGGCTAAAATCACAGGACTTTTTAGGAAAATACCCTGCTAATACATTTAAAGTTGTAATTCAGCTTGGCTCAATCTTAGCAGTCGTCGTCTTCTTCAGACAGCGGTTTATCGACATGCTCGGTTTAAGAAGAAATAAAGCGACGAATGAAGTTACTGGTGGCCGCTTAAAGTTAACTCAAGTCATCGTAGGTTTACTGCCTGCTGGTATTTTAGGCGTACTTTTCGAAGACTATATTGATGAGCACCTTTTCAATACGAATACTGTGCTTATCGGATTAGCAATTGGTGCTGTCCTAATGATTTTTGCAGATAAATTTGCTGCTAAAAATCAAAACCCTGTTATTGATAGTGTTGATCAAATCACTTATAAACAAGCTTTTTCAATCGGCCTTATCCAATGTTTGTCACTTTGGCCAGGATTTTCGCGTTCGGGTGCTACAATATCTGGTGGTGTTCTACTAGGTCTTAGCCACCGTGCAGCAGCGGATTTTACATTTATTATGGCTGTTCCCATCATGGCTGGAGCAAGTGGCATTTCGCTTCTAAAGAACTTAGAATACTTTAAGATGGACGCTATGCCGTTCTTTGTTGTTGGATTCATCAGTGCGTTTATTTTTGCGATGCTTTCGATCCGTTTCTTCTTGAAAGTCATTGAAAGAGTTAAATTAACACCATTTGCGATTTATCGTTTGGTACTAGTGGCTGTTATCCTTTTTGTTATTATGTAA
- a CDS encoding LVIVD repeat-containing protein → MNKFTSKILSSTLALSLAGGGIALACENGQKSYIEAGESTFGGIPKVEGSKNFEHLKEVAAVPLKDIKGKPATTADVYAYKGYAYLGTHRGQMTNEGVRIFDMKDPANPKEVAVLANDIPGTWQEKVIVQSVSTPSFKGDLAAVSVQRVDKERYGYEGETSENGGVVLYDVTNPKEPKKLGFWKTPSNLPTGTHEHWLTEQNNKVLLLATNYQAHRYKDKGVDVHDFSIVDVTDPSKPKELSNWDPTEVGDDFNGDYQYEDQTGAQRTAFLHSVITDETGKYAYLSYWDLGTIILNIEDPANPKFVGRTKFERDVQGAAHSAALAHGGNILIETREVFNPDPHDPGFERGWGYVRVYDIKDKSNPVLLSTFRTLNSMVQIKAGERKPGTYTVHDPKVRGNTLYLSHYSDGIRMVDLTNPSNPVEVGSYVSDKANVWGVFVDRNYILASDMGQGLKVLQKKADQNVSKLNLQSDLFN, encoded by the coding sequence ATGAACAAATTCACATCAAAAATTTTATCAAGTACACTTGCGCTTTCTTTGGCAGGAGGCGGAATTGCTCTTGCTTGTGAAAACGGGCAAAAAAGTTATATTGAAGCGGGAGAATCTACTTTTGGCGGTATTCCAAAAGTGGAAGGATCCAAAAACTTTGAGCATTTAAAAGAAGTGGCTGCTGTTCCCCTAAAAGACATTAAAGGAAAACCTGCTACTACGGCAGATGTATATGCATACAAGGGGTATGCTTATCTGGGTACACACCGTGGTCAGATGACAAATGAAGGCGTTCGAATTTTTGATATGAAGGATCCTGCTAATCCTAAAGAAGTTGCCGTTCTTGCGAATGATATTCCTGGAACATGGCAGGAAAAAGTTATTGTTCAATCTGTAAGTACTCCGTCATTTAAAGGAGACTTAGCTGCTGTGAGTGTTCAGCGAGTAGATAAAGAACGATATGGCTATGAGGGGGAAACCTCTGAAAATGGTGGAGTGGTGTTATACGATGTTACGAATCCTAAAGAGCCGAAGAAGCTTGGTTTTTGGAAAACGCCATCTAATTTGCCTACTGGGACGCATGAACATTGGCTGACAGAACAAAATAACAAAGTCTTATTATTAGCTACTAATTATCAAGCTCACCGCTATAAGGACAAAGGGGTCGATGTTCATGATTTTTCAATCGTGGATGTAACAGACCCTAGTAAACCGAAGGAACTCTCAAACTGGGATCCAACAGAAGTAGGCGATGACTTTAATGGTGATTATCAATATGAAGACCAAACAGGGGCACAGCGAACTGCATTTTTACATAGTGTCATTACAGATGAAACGGGTAAATATGCATATCTCTCTTATTGGGATTTAGGTACAATCATTTTAAATATTGAAGACCCTGCAAATCCAAAGTTTGTAGGAAGAACAAAATTCGAACGTGATGTTCAAGGAGCAGCACATTCGGCAGCTTTAGCACACGGTGGAAACATCTTGATTGAAACACGAGAAGTGTTTAATCCAGATCCTCATGATCCAGGATTTGAAAGAGGTTGGGGATATGTTCGTGTATATGACATTAAGGATAAGAGCAACCCTGTCTTGCTAAGTACCTTTAGAACGTTAAACTCAATGGTGCAGATTAAAGCAGGTGAGCGCAAACCTGGAACATATACCGTTCATGATCCGAAAGTAAGGGGGAACACGCTTTACTTATCTCATTATTCAGATGGCATACGTATGGTTGATCTTACAAATCCATCAAATCCGGTAGAAGTAGGTTCATATGTATCAGACAAAGCAAACGTATGGGGAGTTTTCGTGGATCGAAACTATATATTAGCTTCTGATATGGGCCAAGGGTTAAAAGTCCTGCAGAAAAAAGCTGATCAAAATGTAAGTAAGTTGAACTTGCAATCAGATTTGTTTAACTAA
- a CDS encoding CsbD family protein, translated as MKNDTMEGKWKQFKGEAKKQWGNLTDDDYDQAQGDREKMIGKIQERHGRSREDAEREYDDWYSRVGQY; from the coding sequence ATGAAAAACGATACAATGGAAGGTAAATGGAAACAATTCAAAGGTGAAGCAAAAAAACAATGGGGCAACCTAACGGATGATGATTACGATCAAGCACAAGGTGACCGTGAAAAAATGATCGGCAAGATTCAGGAGCGGCACGGCAGATCTAGAGAAGATGCTGAACGTGAATATGACGACTGGTACAGCCGAGTTGGACAATATTAA
- a CDS encoding general stress protein, with amino-acid sequence MDTHSKVVGVFRTEDDAIDAIKELRHQGYDENDISVIAKDRKEMKHIHEETGSKAPQGAATGMATGGILGGIGGLLLGAGALAIPGIGPIVAAGPIAAALGGAAVGAGAGGIVGALVGLGIPENEAKEYEQSVEAGDILVLVDTNEVSRHRQVNDTFRNYRSTNAHRYEDSYSNKY; translated from the coding sequence ATGGATACACATAGTAAGGTGGTAGGCGTTTTCCGTACAGAAGATGATGCAATTGATGCAATCAAAGAGTTGAGACATCAAGGCTATGACGAAAATGATATCTCAGTGATTGCAAAAGACAGAAAAGAAATGAAACATATTCATGAAGAAACAGGTTCCAAAGCCCCTCAAGGTGCTGCGACTGGTATGGCTACAGGTGGTATTCTTGGTGGCATTGGCGGTTTACTGCTAGGTGCAGGAGCACTCGCCATCCCTGGGATCGGCCCGATCGTAGCAGCAGGACCAATAGCAGCCGCACTTGGCGGAGCAGCAGTTGGCGCTGGCGCTGGTGGTATTGTTGGAGCTCTAGTAGGACTAGGAATTCCTGAAAATGAAGCAAAAGAATATGAACAATCTGTTGAAGCTGGGGACATTCTAGTTCTGGTTGATACAAATGAAGTAAGCAGACATAGGCAAGTAAACGATACATTCCGTAACTACCGTTCAACAAATGCACATCGTTATGAAGATTCATATTCCAACAAATATTAA
- a CDS encoding EAL and HDOD domain-containing protein — protein sequence MDIFIGRQPILDKEENVVAYELLYRNSATNRYEGLDHDSATIDVMVNSFTGIGIKEVGERKKCFINFTENLLLNRIPTYISPEYIVVEILEDVRLSEEILTVCKELKNKGYIIALDDVSVNKNLDSLLPFIDIIKVDYLVMDYKEMKSMIETYKDQITFLAEKIETREQFEEARGLGFEYFQGYFFSKPIILQGKDIAPIPTNYILLLEKLSSSEPDINEISSLIQRDLSLSYKLLKVMNSGTYFFKSKITSIKQAVVLVGLYEIKKLIMILMMSSLNKADNQLEIVKLSLTRAVFFERIAHIVGVSKNHLYMFGMFSFIDTLLSKEMKDIIDDLPITNELAEALIGNNDKYNLALTIVQHLERGAWIEIQSLCGTLSMKEDELLTQYQASIVASNQFLQVEPEKNIIESI from the coding sequence ATGGATATATTTATTGGCAGGCAACCTATCTTAGATAAAGAAGAGAATGTTGTCGCATATGAACTTTTATATAGAAATAGTGCAACAAATAGGTACGAAGGATTAGATCATGACAGTGCTACGATTGATGTTATGGTGAACAGTTTTACAGGGATTGGGATAAAAGAGGTAGGGGAACGGAAAAAGTGTTTTATCAACTTTACGGAAAACCTCTTGCTAAACCGAATTCCGACTTACATATCACCGGAATATATTGTGGTTGAGATTTTAGAGGATGTCCGTTTAAGTGAAGAGATACTAACAGTCTGTAAAGAGTTAAAGAATAAAGGATATATCATTGCACTTGATGATGTTTCGGTAAACAAAAATCTGGATTCTCTGCTGCCGTTCATAGATATTATTAAGGTTGATTATTTAGTGATGGACTACAAAGAAATGAAGAGTATGATAGAAACTTATAAAGACCAAATAACATTTTTAGCAGAGAAGATTGAAACACGAGAGCAGTTTGAAGAGGCGCGAGGATTAGGTTTCGAATATTTTCAAGGATACTTTTTTAGCAAGCCTATCATCTTACAAGGAAAAGACATAGCACCTATTCCTACAAACTATATTTTGCTTTTAGAAAAGCTGAGCAGCTCTGAGCCTGATATTAATGAAATCAGCAGTCTCATTCAGCGCGATCTATCTCTTTCGTACAAGTTGTTAAAAGTTATGAATTCCGGAACCTATTTTTTTAAGAGCAAGATAACGTCGATTAAACAAGCGGTAGTATTGGTAGGACTATACGAGATTAAGAAATTGATTATGATTCTCATGATGTCCAGCTTGAACAAGGCGGATAACCAACTGGAAATCGTTAAACTTAGCTTAACGAGAGCTGTCTTTTTTGAACGGATTGCACACATTGTAGGTGTCTCAAAAAATCATCTCTATATGTTTGGCATGTTTTCTTTCATAGATACACTTCTTAGCAAGGAAATGAAAGATATTATCGATGATCTCCCTATTACAAATGAGCTTGCTGAGGCCCTCATTGGAAATAATGATAAGTACAATCTTGCTTTAACAATCGTACAGCATTTGGAACGTGGCGCTTGGATTGAAATTCAATCTTTATGCGGTACACTAAGTATGAAAGAAGATGAACTATTAACTCAATATCAAGCAAGTATCGTAGCTTCAAATCAATTTTTACAAGTTGAACCTGAGAAAAATATTATAGAATCCATATAA
- a CDS encoding LLM class flavin-dependent oxidoreductase has translation MKLSILDQSPISFGKNAREALQASMKLAKTGELLGYKRYWIAEHHDFSGLSCSAPEVMLGYIGAHTEKIRLGAGAVLLPHYKPYRVAETYNMIATLFPDRIDLGIGRAPGGSAEATMALSENFLENVRQMPKSIKQLLQFLHHDFPPDDLFSKIQASPVPKIAPVPWILGTSQKSADLAAEYGTAYAFGHFMSDKPGPDIVASYKKQFNYSKTQEMPETIIAVSAICAESTEKAEQLALPGILWKKQSAEGKGDRGIPSIEEAQNHFSKDQQTQLLHEAKRKMVIGSPTEVIEELNKLQKIYEADEMIIVTITHRYEDRTRSYELLANEIRK, from the coding sequence ATGAAATTAAGCATTTTAGATCAATCACCGATCTCTTTCGGAAAAAATGCGCGTGAAGCTCTACAAGCTTCAATGAAACTTGCGAAAACAGGAGAACTGCTTGGGTATAAGCGATATTGGATTGCTGAACATCACGACTTTTCAGGCTTATCCTGTTCTGCTCCTGAAGTGATGCTAGGGTATATTGGTGCGCATACAGAAAAGATACGATTGGGTGCTGGTGCTGTATTGCTGCCGCATTATAAACCATACCGTGTTGCAGAAACGTACAACATGATTGCCACACTTTTCCCAGATCGAATTGACCTTGGAATCGGCCGCGCTCCTGGTGGTTCTGCAGAAGCGACGATGGCTCTATCTGAGAACTTTTTGGAGAATGTCCGCCAAATGCCGAAATCGATTAAACAATTGCTCCAGTTTTTACATCATGACTTTCCGCCGGATGATCTATTTTCAAAGATACAAGCCTCTCCAGTTCCTAAAATTGCACCTGTTCCATGGATTCTAGGGACGAGTCAAAAAAGCGCTGATTTGGCTGCAGAGTACGGGACTGCTTATGCGTTTGGTCATTTTATGAGTGATAAGCCAGGTCCGGATATTGTAGCATCATATAAAAAACAATTTAATTACAGTAAAACCCAAGAGATGCCAGAAACCATTATTGCCGTTTCTGCCATCTGTGCAGAATCAACTGAAAAGGCGGAACAGTTAGCTTTGCCGGGGATACTTTGGAAAAAACAAAGTGCAGAGGGTAAAGGGGATAGAGGTATTCCTTCCATAGAAGAAGCACAGAATCATTTTTCAAAAGACCAACAAACTCAACTTTTACATGAGGCGAAAAGAAAAATGGTTATTGGGAGCCCAACTGAGGTAATAGAAGAATTAAACAAGCTTCAAAAAATTTATGAAGCAGATGAAATGATAATCGTTACCATCACACATCGTTATGAAGACCGAACAAGATCCTATGAGCTACTTGCAAATGAAATAAGAAAGTAA
- a CDS encoding LLM class flavin-dependent oxidoreductase — protein sequence MSNTKRLRDIKWSVLDLAPVIEGGTVSDSFNNTLDLAQHAEKWGYNRYWLAEHHNMPGIASSATSVVIGHVAGGTSKIRVGSGGIMLPNHAPLVIAEQFGTLDALYPGRIDLGLGRAPGTDQITAQALRRDLGSMGDDFPYQLEELRTYLDPERSETPMKIRAVPGEGQDIPIWLLGSSGFSARLAGREGLPFAFASHFSPDNTLPALELYRNTFTPSEVLDEPYAMVGANVVVAETDEEAAKIATSLQQQFVNLVRGKPSKLKPPVESMDGIWSPYEKAALDQQLRTTFVGSPDTVKQKLQAFLDETQADEIIVNGQIYDHKARLRSFELLAEIVKEK from the coding sequence ATGTCCAATACAAAACGATTACGTGATATAAAGTGGTCTGTTCTTGACCTGGCACCAGTTATAGAAGGCGGAACGGTATCCGATTCATTCAATAATACACTAGACCTTGCACAGCATGCTGAAAAATGGGGTTACAACCGTTACTGGCTTGCAGAACATCACAATATGCCTGGAATCGCGAGTTCAGCGACTTCGGTTGTTATCGGTCATGTGGCTGGAGGTACTTCAAAAATTCGTGTAGGTTCTGGTGGGATCATGCTTCCTAACCATGCCCCACTCGTGATTGCTGAACAATTCGGTACATTGGATGCTCTATACCCAGGAAGAATAGATTTAGGATTAGGGCGTGCACCTGGAACTGATCAAATTACGGCGCAAGCACTACGCCGTGATCTAGGCAGCATGGGGGATGATTTTCCTTATCAATTAGAGGAATTACGCACATATTTGGATCCTGAACGCTCTGAAACTCCTATGAAAATAAGAGCGGTTCCAGGGGAAGGGCAAGATATACCGATCTGGCTTCTAGGTTCAAGCGGATTTAGTGCACGTTTAGCAGGACGTGAAGGTCTTCCATTTGCCTTTGCCAGTCATTTTTCACCTGATAATACGCTTCCTGCTCTAGAGTTGTATCGAAATACATTTACGCCATCGGAAGTTCTTGATGAGCCGTACGCAATGGTAGGTGCTAATGTTGTCGTTGCAGAAACAGATGAAGAAGCAGCTAAAATCGCTACGTCATTGCAGCAGCAATTCGTAAACTTAGTTCGAGGAAAACCATCAAAACTTAAGCCGCCAGTTGAAAGTATGGATGGCATCTGGAGTCCATATGAAAAAGCTGCGCTTGATCAGCAATTACGTACTACATTTGTAGGAAGTCCAGATACAGTTAAACAAAAACTGCAAGCATTCTTAGATGAAACTCAGGCTGATGAGATTATTGTCAATGGCCAAATCTATGATCACAAAGCAAGATTGCGTTCATTTGAGCTATTGGCTGAGATCGTAAAAGAGAAGTAA
- a CDS encoding DinB family protein yields MNKSLQLYQFNLWANSKVFEQLNSLPTEMYRKEVDSVFPSVADVLIHMYQVDYVWLKALKGEKFEDILASVKPIYQELKEADLNDLQNKFEKMGSDYETFMLQKVDLSQETTVHHPHFGTLHSSYNDLIQHIVNHGTYHRGHISAILNQLGHKGASTDYIFYLYSLQHQN; encoded by the coding sequence ATGAATAAATCTCTACAGCTATATCAATTTAATCTATGGGCGAATAGTAAAGTTTTTGAGCAGTTAAATAGTCTTCCGACAGAAATGTATCGAAAAGAAGTAGATAGCGTCTTTCCTTCTGTGGCAGACGTTCTCATTCACATGTATCAAGTGGATTATGTGTGGCTTAAGGCATTGAAAGGGGAGAAGTTTGAAGATATTCTTGCTTCTGTCAAACCTATATACCAGGAATTAAAGGAAGCCGACTTAAATGATTTGCAGAATAAATTTGAGAAGATGGGATCAGACTACGAGACATTCATGCTTCAAAAAGTAGATTTATCTCAAGAGACAACTGTTCATCACCCTCACTTTGGTACACTTCACTCAAGCTATAACGATCTAATTCAGCATATCGTAAATCATGGCACATATCACCGCGGCCATATTTCTGCTATTTTAAATCAACTGGGGCATAAAGGAGCTTCCACAGATTATATTTTTTATCTCTATTCATTGCAGCATCAGAATTAG
- a CDS encoding immune inhibitor A domain-containing protein, translating to MKKGKWVSAALAAMLSCSVFSSVSAAPVNVLSDVKGSAVEEKGHKHVGGPFDLAIANDERLIEMLKKNGQISKNASEADAQKQLQKFLQNKQEHAESLPKGELEDEQGKKDKKGKDNHNKDGLKHGKKGKNKDVKPVVEEKWTGGERLDNVLVLLVEYPDAKAEDIAPEETDMHYDEYLKQHYEDMIFGENGYEGPNGENLVSVKQYYEQQSGGSYSIKGKVGGWYEAKHPAAYYGGNVPDPDGSDAKPRDLVKEALEAAALDPEIDLSEFDQEDRYDLDGDGNLREPDGLVDHLMVVHSSVGEEAGGGSLGGDAIWSHRWNLGGIFPITGSPEPEVDYWGEGTMYAYDYTIEPADGAAGVFAHEYGHDLGLPDEYDTQYTGAGEAVAYWSIMSSGSWAGDVPGTEPTGFSAWSKEFLQSSMEGSNWLSGETLNLDKIDKKGIEVLLDQANTKGTNNDAVRVDLPEKETVVNTPFSGEYQYHSGSGNDLDNSLVTSLDLTQANSAELSFKTWYDIETDWDYASVQVKEKGSDEWTTVPGNITTQEDPHEQNPGDGITGKSDGWVDGVFDLSAYKGKEIELKLNYWTDVAAINPGFFVDDVTVTVDGTQTVFDDAEGDSSFTLDGFTKNQGKFYSNHYYLLEWRNHAGVDTGLAHIRRGDSLMKYDGGLLVWYVDDSYSDNWTGVHPGDGFLGVVDANQETLRWSDASVASTRYQIHDAAFSKQKSEKMFLDYRELLGLTLKDYNTSATPKFYDKKDYSNPGLPDAGRNVPHYGLQFEVLNSSKDNSVGKIKISRK from the coding sequence ATGAAAAAAGGAAAATGGGTTTCTGCTGCCCTCGCAGCAATGTTGAGCTGCAGCGTTTTTTCCAGTGTAAGTGCAGCACCAGTTAATGTGCTGTCAGATGTGAAAGGATCTGCAGTAGAAGAAAAAGGCCACAAACACGTTGGTGGTCCTTTCGATTTAGCCATTGCAAACGATGAAAGATTGATAGAAATGCTTAAAAAGAACGGACAAATTAGTAAGAATGCAAGTGAAGCAGATGCACAAAAACAGCTGCAGAAGTTTTTGCAGAATAAGCAAGAGCATGCTGAGTCACTTCCTAAAGGCGAGTTAGAAGACGAGCAGGGTAAGAAGGACAAAAAGGGAAAAGATAATCACAATAAAGATGGTCTAAAGCACGGCAAGAAAGGTAAAAACAAAGACGTTAAACCTGTCGTAGAAGAAAAGTGGACAGGCGGCGAACGTCTTGATAACGTACTTGTACTTCTTGTAGAGTACCCTGACGCTAAGGCAGAAGATATTGCTCCTGAAGAAACGGACATGCATTATGATGAATACTTAAAGCAACATTATGAAGATATGATCTTTGGTGAGAACGGATACGAAGGTCCTAATGGAGAAAACTTAGTATCTGTAAAACAATACTATGAGCAGCAATCTGGAGGAAGCTACTCGATCAAGGGGAAAGTTGGCGGCTGGTATGAAGCTAAACATCCTGCAGCTTACTATGGCGGAAACGTCCCTGATCCTGATGGCAGCGATGCTAAACCGCGTGACCTTGTGAAAGAAGCATTAGAAGCAGCGGCACTGGATCCTGAGATTGATTTAAGTGAGTTTGACCAAGAAGACCGTTATGACTTAGACGGTGACGGCAATCTTCGTGAACCGGATGGGTTAGTTGACCACTTGATGGTTGTTCACTCTAGTGTCGGTGAAGAAGCTGGCGGCGGTTCATTGGGTGGAGACGCTATCTGGAGCCATCGCTGGAATCTTGGGGGCATCTTCCCTATCACAGGATCACCAGAACCAGAAGTAGATTATTGGGGAGAAGGCACAATGTATGCCTACGACTATACGATCGAACCTGCTGATGGAGCAGCTGGCGTATTTGCACATGAATATGGTCATGATTTAGGTCTTCCTGATGAATATGACACACAGTACACCGGTGCAGGTGAGGCTGTAGCTTACTGGTCAATCATGTCTAGCGGAAGCTGGGCTGGAGATGTTCCAGGAACGGAGCCAACAGGTTTTAGTGCTTGGTCAAAAGAATTCTTGCAATCTAGCATGGAAGGCTCCAACTGGTTGTCTGGAGAGACACTAAATCTTGATAAGATCGATAAAAAAGGTATTGAAGTGCTGCTAGATCAAGCGAACACAAAAGGCACAAATAATGATGCAGTTCGTGTAGATCTTCCTGAAAAAGAGACTGTCGTAAATACTCCTTTCAGCGGTGAGTACCAGTATCACAGCGGCAGCGGAAACGACCTCGATAACTCATTGGTTACTTCACTTGATTTAACTCAAGCTAATTCTGCAGAACTCTCTTTCAAAACTTGGTATGACATTGAAACAGATTGGGATTATGCTTCCGTACAAGTGAAAGAAAAAGGTTCTGATGAATGGACTACAGTTCCAGGTAACATAACAACACAAGAAGACCCACATGAGCAAAACCCTGGTGATGGGATCACTGGTAAATCTGACGGATGGGTTGATGGAGTATTTGATCTTTCGGCTTACAAAGGAAAAGAGATCGAACTGAAGTTAAACTATTGGACAGACGTCGCAGCTATAAACCCTGGATTTTTTGTAGATGATGTCACTGTAACAGTAGATGGTACTCAAACCGTATTTGATGACGCAGAAGGTGATTCTTCGTTTACACTGGACGGCTTTACGAAAAATCAAGGTAAATTCTATTCTAATCACTACTATCTATTAGAATGGCGTAATCATGCAGGCGTAGATACAGGTTTAGCTCACATTCGCCGTGGCGACAGTCTTATGAAATATGATGGCGGACTTCTTGTATGGTATGTAGATGACAGCTATTCAGATAACTGGACAGGCGTTCACCCTGGAGATGGTTTCTTAGGTGTTGTGGATGCTAATCAAGAAACATTAAGATGGAGCGATGCCTCCGTAGCTTCTACTCGCTACCAAATCCATGATGCTGCTTTCTCAAAGCAAAAAAGCGAGAAGATGTTCCTAGATTATCGTGAATTGCTTGGTCTTACATTAAAAGATTACAATACTAGTGCAACTCCTAAATTTTATGACAAAAAAGATTACAGCAATCCTGGACTTCCAGACGCTGGACGCAATGTACCACATTACGGACTTCAATTTGAAGTGTTGAATTCCAGCAAAGATAATTCTGTAGGTAAGATTAAAATTTCACGTAAGTAA
- a CDS encoding GAF domain-containing protein, which produces MLRIMKGWKYILSIHLTSVLKNKSVRNFEEATENILHFMSKLININTLFVAKNDKQINEIKKAVNKNAVLLEAGSTLPFHETFCKVSVDKGNEILLIEDIMENEQTKHLNVTADLGGGSFIAIPIYYEDGENYGTICGLDTESFEFTEQHIELFQTMSSLLTYVLELDKANKEIKDLSVPIVPLTKGVAILPIIGHINEYRADIIIQSTLESSTNLELEYMIIDLSGVSRINNKVSEYLLNIVKLLKLIGVTPILTGFRPDLAMKTLEIDVDFNGIMITNNLESALFEIGFILNKTENKHLRSQPVV; this is translated from the coding sequence ATGCTACGAATTATGAAAGGTTGGAAATATATTTTGTCTATTCATCTAACTTCTGTTCTTAAAAATAAATCAGTCAGAAACTTTGAAGAAGCAACAGAAAACATTCTTCATTTTATGAGTAAGCTTATCAACATCAATACATTATTTGTTGCAAAAAACGACAAGCAAATCAATGAAATAAAAAAAGCGGTAAACAAAAATGCTGTTTTGCTCGAAGCGGGCTCAACTCTGCCTTTTCATGAAACATTCTGCAAGGTTAGTGTTGATAAAGGCAATGAAATTCTGCTCATTGAAGATATTATGGAGAATGAACAAACGAAGCACTTGAATGTTACAGCGGACTTAGGTGGAGGAAGTTTTATCGCTATTCCGATTTATTATGAAGATGGTGAAAACTACGGAACTATCTGTGGTTTAGATACCGAGTCATTTGAATTTACGGAGCAGCATATCGAACTTTTTCAGACGATGTCATCACTCTTAACGTATGTACTAGAGTTGGATAAGGCAAACAAAGAGATTAAAGATTTATCAGTACCGATTGTTCCACTAACGAAAGGCGTTGCAATCCTCCCAATCATTGGACATATCAATGAATATAGAGCTGATATCATTATTCAAAGCACTTTGGAGAGCAGTACAAACTTAGAACTTGAGTATATGATTATTGATCTTTCTGGAGTGAGCAGAATCAATAACAAGGTTAGTGAATATCTCTTAAACATCGTTAAGCTGTTAAAATTAATCGGTGTAACTCCGATTCTTACAGGATTTAGGCCTGATTTAGCGATGAAAACACTCGAGATCGATGTGGATTTTAACGGTATTATGATTACGAATAACTTAGAAAGTGCACTTTTTGAAATTGGGTTTATCCTCAATAAAACGGAGAACAAACATTTAAGATCACAGCCTGTCGTGTGA